The genomic segment TCGCTGCAGAAGCTGGTCCAGGACCCTTCGTTGTATGACAACCTGGACCGTTCTTCACAATCGATTGCCGTATTGATGAAGAATCTTGAACCGATCCTGCGAGATATGCGTGAGTTCAGCGACAAGGTCGCGCGAAACCCGGAACTGCTTGGCGTCGGCGGTGCGGTGCGGCCCAGCACCGGTTTAAAGGACGAAGAAATTCTGGATGCCAAACGAACCGCTGTTCCCAAAGTCGCCCGCGGCAAGAGCCCCCGCTAACGGTGCTTGGGCTGTTGACCTCGCGAGACCTCCTGTCCGTTTCCCTCGTTCCACTTGGTAACACTTCTTACGATCTCGGCTTCTATCGATCAAGCAGGCGGTTTGAGCCCCTTCTTCGTACTTCAGCTCACGCGAAGCATTGCCAAGCGGAAACTTGGCAATGAGGGTGAAATGCCCGCCAATCTTACAGCCCAGGGTGCTTGTTCTTGTTCTTTGTGCGGGCAACTACGTCTCACCCGCTTCCGTGCTCTTTTCCTGGATCAGCCCGAGCGATCGCAGTTTTGAACGCAGGGTCATTCGTGAAATTCCCAAACGTTCCGATGCCTGTAGCTGGCTGCCATCAAAATGGGCCATGACTTCCTGCAGGACAAGACGGTCCACTTCTTGAGTGATCACGCGGTACAGATCCGGCTTGTCGTCGTTGAGCAGTTGTCGCACATATTCCATCAAGTCGAACTCGGGGATGCTCGGCTTGGTCGGCGAGGTCAGCCCGGGAACAATGACTGCGGGCATCGAAATCACCGGTGCGATGGTTGGCGACGAGTGGGAGAAGCAGCTTTGGGGCAGACAGTCGGGTGTCAGTACACCGCCGGTTGCGTGGACCATCGCATACTTGATGGCACTTTGGAATTCCCGGACATTTCCCGGCCAGTCGTGGGCCTGCAGGATCGTCATCACTTCGGGTGAGACTCCAATGATGCTCTTGCTCAGATCTTGATTGAATAACTTCAAAAAATGTTCGGCCAAAATCGGGATGTCATCGGCGCGTTCGCGTAAGGGGGGCAAATGGATGGTGAATCCATTCAAGCGGTAGAGCAGGTCCTGACGGAATCGTCCCTCGGCAACCAGTTGATTCAAGTCACGATTGGTTGCGGCGATGATTCGCACGTCCGTCTTGACCGTGATGTTTCCCCCGATTCGCTCGAACTGCTGTTCCTGCAGTAGACGGAGTGCTTTGGCCTGAGTGGCTGGGCTCATATCGCCGATTTCGTCGAGGAAGATCGTGCCGCCGTTGACCTGTTCAAATTTGCCAATTCGCCGCTGGTCCGCGCCGGTAAACGCACCCCGTTCATGACCGAACAATTCACTTTCGAGCAGCGATTCCGGCAGTGCGGCGCAGTTGATGGCCAGGAACGGTTTCAGGTTCCTCAGGCTGTAATGGTAGATGGCGCGTGCAACCAGTTCTTTACCCGTCCCACTCTCACCCAGGATCAGAACGGTGCTCTCTTGAGGCGCGATTCGCCCAATGCCTTTATAGACATCCTGCATCACCGGAGAATTGCCCACAATGTGATCGGCCGTCAGGTCATCGGTTTCTTTTGCTTCGAGCAGTGCTGGAACGCGGTTTAGGCGACTGACTTCCAACGCCTTGTTGACTGTTTCGCGCAGACGTCCGAGGTCAACCGGTTTGACCAGGTATTCAAAGGCGCCCAGACGCATTGCTTCGATCGCGGTTTCCGTTTTGGCAAACGCGGTCATCACAATGACTGGCAGACGTTCGTCGAGTTGTCGGATTCGTTCGTATGCCTGCAATCCGGTCAGATCGGGCAGGCGTACGTCGAGCATGACGACGTCAGGACGCTGAGTTTTGACAAGTTCGATCCCTTCGCGCGCCGTGCTGGCCGAGATCACCGTCAATTGTGATGACGCCAACGTCGACTTGAATGAGAAGACAATGTTGGGCTCATCATCAATGACCAGCAATTTGCGCATAAGGCAACTCAGGGGGAAGATTGTGAGTGACGCTTGCTCGAACACACCGCGAGGATCAATTCACGAAGTTTATCGCGTTGGGAAATAATCGAGAAGAGGCCTGGAAAGAACGGCAGCGATCGGACCTGTTGGTCGTGGCGGTGTTCGCCCACGTCGACAGGCCACACGGGAAACGTTAACAGGATGGGTTTGAGCGTGATCGATTCGAAGAAAATCGATCGCTGCGTTGTCTTACTGCGCGCACGGCTCAATTCGGATGCGGTTGCGATAGATCCCCTTACTGTGGCCGACACTCTCCCAGCCGCGACCCACGGAGGTGCTGGCAAGTGTTAGCCAGATTGAGACCGA from the Schlesneria paludicola DSM 18645 genome contains:
- a CDS encoding sigma-54-dependent transcriptional regulator, which gives rise to MRKLLVIDDEPNIVFSFKSTLASSQLTVISASTAREGIELVKTQRPDVVMLDVRLPDLTGLQAYERIRQLDERLPVIVMTAFAKTETAIEAMRLGAFEYLVKPVDLGRLRETVNKALEVSRLNRVPALLEAKETDDLTADHIVGNSPVMQDVYKGIGRIAPQESTVLILGESGTGKELVARAIYHYSLRNLKPFLAINCAALPESLLESELFGHERGAFTGADQRRIGKFEQVNGGTIFLDEIGDMSPATQAKALRLLQEQQFERIGGNITVKTDVRIIAATNRDLNQLVAEGRFRQDLLYRLNGFTIHLPPLRERADDIPILAEHFLKLFNQDLSKSIIGVSPEVMTILQAHDWPGNVREFQSAIKYAMVHATGGVLTPDCLPQSCFSHSSPTIAPVISMPAVIVPGLTSPTKPSIPEFDLMEYVRQLLNDDKPDLYRVITQEVDRLVLQEVMAHFDGSQLQASERLGISRMTLRSKLRSLGLIQEKSTEAGET